One part of the Solanum dulcamara chromosome 8, daSolDulc1.2, whole genome shotgun sequence genome encodes these proteins:
- the LOC129900769 gene encoding protein STABILIZED1-like — MQAPGAPKARLEFLHTRPPPNYVAGLGRGATGFTTRSDIGPARAAPDLPDRSAVGGAPAAGVGRGRGKGAGEEDEEDDAEEKGYDENQKFDEFEGNDVGLFASAEYDEDDKEADAIWESIDQRMDSRRKDRREARLKQEIEKYRASNPKITEQFADLKRKLYTLSSDEWDGIPEIGDYSLRNKKKRFESFVPVPDTLLEKARQEKEHVTALDPRSRIVGGMETPSSQTPVADLTAVGEGRGTVLSVRLDRILDSVTGQTVVDPKGYLTDLKSMKITSDAEISDIKKARLLLKSVTQTNPKHPPGWIAAARLEEVAGKMQVAKQLIKKGCEECPKNEDVWLEACRLASPLEAKSVIAQGVKANPNSVKLWMQASKLEDDTANKSRVLRKGLEHIPDSVRLWKAVVELANEEDARLLLQRAVECCPLHVELWLALAKLETYENAKKVLNKAREKLPKEPAIWITAARLEEADGNTASVGKIIERAIRALQREGLEIDREAWMKEAEGCERAGSLGTCQAIINNTVGVGVEEEDRKRTWVADAEECKKRGSIETAKYIYAHALTVFRTKKSIWLKAAQLEKSHGTRESLDALLRKAVTYIPKAEVLWLMGAKEKWLAGDVPAARAILEEAFAAIPDSEEIWLAAFKLEFENRETERARKLLAKARERGGLERVWMKSVIVERELGNVDEERRLLDEALRRFPSFFKLWLMLGQLEERLGNSNKAKDAFESGIKNCPNCIPLWLSLASLEEKMNGLSKARAVLTMARKRNPQNPELWLAAVRAEARHGYKREADVLMAKALQECPNSGILWAASIEMAPRPQRKTKSSDALKKCDHDPHVIAAVAKLFWQERKVDKARNWFNRAVTLAPDIGDFWALHFKFEQQHGAEEQRSDVLKRCVAAEPKHGEKWQATAKAVENSHEPTESILKKVVATLKKEETLAENNHN; from the coding sequence ATGCAAGCTCCCGGGGCACCGAAAGCCCGACTCGAATTCCTTCACACTAGACCGCCCCCGAATTATGTTGCTGGGTTAGGTCGTGGTGCCACGGGTTTCACGACCCGTTCTGATATTGGACCGGCCCGTGCTGCCCCTGACCTCCCTGATCGTTCAGCGGTTGGCGGTGCACCGGCAGCTGGAGTTGGACGTGGCCGTGGAAAGGGTGCAGGggaggaagatgaagaggatGATGCTGAGGAAAAGGGGTATGATGAGAACCAGAAATTCGATGAATTTGAAGGTAATGATGTGGGGTTGTTTGCATCTGCTGAATATGATGAAGATGATAAAGAAGCTGATGCTATTTGGGAATCTATTGATCAGAGGATGGATTCTAGGAGGAAAGATAGGAGAGAAGCCAGGTTAAAGCAAGAAATTGAAAAGTATCGGGCTTCGAATCCGAAAATTACTGAACAGTTTGCTGATTTAAAGAGGAAATTGTATACATTGTCAAGTGATGAGTGGGACGGTATACCTGAAATAGGGGATTATTCGTTGCGAAACAAGAAGAAGAGGTTTGAGAGTTTTGTGCCTGTTCCTGATACCCTTTTGGAGAAGGCTAGGCAGGAGAAAGAGCATGTAACTGCATTGGATCCGAGGAGCAGGATAGTTGGTGGCATGGAGACACCCTCTTCACAGACGCCAGTTGCAGATTTGACTGCGGTGGGTGAAGGGAGAGGAACTGTGTTGTCAGTGAGGTTGgataggattttggactctgtTACTGGGCAAACTGTTGTGGATCCTAAGGGGTACTTGACTGATTTGAAGAGTATGAAGATTACTAGCGATGCTGAGATTTCCGATATAAAGAAGGCTCGATTGTTGCTTAAGTCGGTTACTCAGACGAATCCAAAGCATCCTCCTGGTTGGATAGCAGCTGCTAGATTGGAGGAGGTTGCAGGGAAGATGCAGGTAGCAAAACAGTTGATAAAGAAAGGTTGTGAGGAGTGTCCTAAGAATGAGGATGTCTGGTTGGAGGCGTGCCGTTTGGCGAGCCCCCTTGAGGCTAAGTCAGTGATTGCTCAAGGTGTTAAAGCAAATCCTAATTCAGTCAAGTTGTGGATGCAGGCTTCAAAGTTGGAGGATGATACGGCAAACAAGAGCCGTGTGTTGAGGAAAGGTCTAGAGCATATCCCCGATTCAGTGAGGTTGTGGAAAGCTGTTGTGGAGTTGGCCAATGAAGAAGATGCTAGACTTTTGCTTCAGAGGGCTGTGGAATGCTGTCCATTGCATGTGGAGCTGTGGCTTGCTCTTGCTAAGTTGGAAACTTATGAAAATGCTAAGAAGGTACTTAACAAGGCTAGAGAAAAGCTGCCTAAAGAGCCTGCCATCTGGATAACTGCAGCTAGGCTTGAAGAAGCCGATGGGAATACTGCCTCAGTTGGGAAAATTATTGAAAGGGCAATCAGGGCTTTGCAGAGAGAAGGTTTGGAGATTGACAGGGAGGCTTGGATGAAGGAGGCTGAAGGATGTGAAAGAGCCGGTTCTCTTGGGACTTGCCAAGCTATAATAAATAACACTGTTGGGGTTGGTGTTGAGGAAGAAGATAGGAAGAGGACCTGGGTTGCTGATGCTGAGGAGTGCAAGAAAAGGGGTTCTATTGAAACAGCAAAATACATTTATGCACATGCTCTTACTGTATTTAGAACTAAGAAAAGCATCTGGCTTAAAGCTGCACAGCTCGAGAAAAGTCATGGCACCAGGGAATCGCTTGATGCACTGCTTCGAAAAGCAGTTACCTATATTCCAAAGGCTGAGGTTCTATGGTTGATGGGTGCCAAGGAGAAGTGGCTTGCTGGTGATGTTCCTGCAGCTCGAGCAATTCTGGAGGAAGCATTTGCGGCAATTCCTGACTCTGAGGAGATATGGCTTGCTGCTTTCAAGCTAGAGTTTGAGAACCGTGAGACAGAGAGGGCAAGGAAACTTCTTGCTAAGGCACGTGAAAGGGGAGGCTTGGAACGGGTCTGGATGAAGTCTGTCATTGTGGAGAGAGAGCTTGGAAATGTGGATGAGGAGAGGAGATTACTTGATGAAGCATTGAGGCGCTTCCCCTCATTTTTCAAACTTTGGTTGATGTTGGGACAGTTGGAAGAAAGACTTGGTAATTCTAACAAGGCAAAGGATGCATTTGAATCTGGCATTAAGAATTGCCCCAATTGTATACCCCTTTGGCTATCCCTTGCTTCTCTAGAGGAGAAGATGAATGGGCTAAGCAAAGCTCGAGCAGTTCTTACCATGGCCAGGAAGAGGAATCCTCAAAACCCTGAGCTATGGCTTGCAGCTGTGCGGGCTGAAGCTAGGCATGGCTACAAAAGGGAAGCTGATGTTCTGATGGCTAAAGCATTGCAGGAGTGCCCCAACAGTGGCATTCTATGGGCTGCTTCAATTGAGATGGCTCCTCGGCCTCAAAGAAAAACCAAGAGCTCTGACGCTTTAAAGAAGTGTGATCATGATCCTCATGTTATTGCTGCTGTGGCTAAGCTGTTTTGGCAGGAGAGGAAAGTAGACAAAGCAAGAAATTGGTTCAACAGGGCAGTGACCCTTGCACCAGATATTGGTGATTTCTGGGCATTGCATTTCAAATTTGAACAGCAGCATGGAGCAGAAGAGCAGAGGAGCGATGTGCTGAAGAGATGTGTTGCTGCAGAGCCAAAGCATGGTGAAAAATGGCAAGCTACTGCAAAGGCCGTAGAGAACTCTCATGAACCGACTGAAAGCATATTGAAGAAGGTGGTAGCCACACTAAAGAAGGAGGAGACTCTGGCTGAAAATAACCACAACTAA